A genomic stretch from Armatimonadota bacterium includes:
- a CDS encoding FAD-dependent oxidoreductase — MRFGILRTVLAALALATAVVLIQPAFLRQDTSPPGFRAGVLVVGGSPAGVAAALAAARQGMVVVLVESRPFLGTVMTGAMLNMVDMSRGPNGENLIKGIFLEIYHEIGGITFDPRKVRTILRNKVEAEPGIVSLLGIERTEPIVVEGRVAGVWVRLSDQATAPIRAAVTVDATDDGDLAAASGVPFTYGREASGIDRRAMPATLMYRVADVDWPEIVRYAYAHRHGRHPSGAFNGYAWGFKEAMRGYRPADARLSALDLNIGKLPDGTLLINSLQIHDVDGTAPASCADGYARAVAEIPNKLSYLRANVPGFAGARLVEVAPELYIRETRHLAGLYTLTGKDIVGRTRFWDSIGAASYPIDLHQYVQGEQYPYRPVRRAYTIPLRSLITARIDGLFVASRAFSATYQAAGSARVIPTTMAMGEGVGVAAAVAVAHRVTPHQLAQRQDLVREVQQRLLRAGARIDF; from the coding sequence ATGCGCTTCGGAATCCTGCGGACGGTTCTTGCCGCCCTGGCCCTTGCCACGGCCGTCGTGCTCATTCAGCCGGCCTTCCTGCGGCAGGACACCAGCCCGCCGGGGTTTCGGGCAGGCGTGCTCGTGGTAGGCGGAAGCCCGGCAGGCGTGGCCGCGGCGCTCGCGGCGGCGCGTCAAGGCATGGTGGTGGTTCTGGTGGAGAGCCGCCCATTCCTGGGGACGGTCATGACCGGCGCCATGCTCAACATGGTGGACATGAGCCGCGGACCCAACGGCGAGAACCTCATCAAGGGGATCTTCCTGGAGATCTATCACGAGATCGGGGGAATCACCTTCGATCCCCGCAAGGTCCGCACCATCCTACGGAACAAGGTAGAGGCAGAGCCCGGGATAGTATCCCTGTTGGGCATTGAGCGCACCGAACCCATCGTTGTGGAAGGTCGCGTCGCTGGGGTATGGGTGCGCCTCTCGGATCAGGCGACGGCCCCGATCCGTGCCGCGGTCACCGTGGATGCCACCGACGACGGCGACCTGGCAGCTGCCTCTGGCGTGCCCTTCACCTACGGCCGGGAGGCCTCCGGGATTGACCGCAGGGCGATGCCTGCGACGCTGATGTACCGCGTGGCCGATGTGGATTGGCCGGAGATCGTTCGGTACGCGTATGCGCACAGGCACGGCCGGCACCCCAGCGGCGCCTTCAACGGATACGCCTGGGGGTTCAAGGAGGCGATGCGCGGGTACCGCCCGGCGGACGCGCGGCTTTCTGCGCTCGACCTGAATATCGGCAAGCTGCCCGACGGAACGTTGCTGATCAACTCGCTGCAGATCCACGACGTGGACGGCACGGCCCCGGCCTCCTGCGCGGACGGTTATGCGCGCGCGGTTGCGGAGATCCCCAACAAGCTATCTTATCTGCGGGCCAACGTCCCGGGGTTCGCCGGTGCGCGGCTGGTCGAGGTGGCGCCCGAACTCTACATCCGTGAGACACGCCATCTCGCAGGGCTCTACACGCTGACCGGAAAGGACATCGTCGGGCGCACGCGCTTCTGGGACAGCATCGGCGCCGCGTCCTACCCGATAGATCTGCACCAGTACGTGCAGGGCGAGCAGTACCCCTACAGGCCTGTAAGGCGCGCGTACACCATACCGCTCCGCTCTTTGATAACCGCGCGGATAGACGGGCTGTTCGTGGCGAGCCGCGCCTTCTCGGCCACCTACCAGGCCGCGGGCTCGGCCCGCGTGATTCCAACCACGATGGCCATGGGAGAGGGCGTCGGCGTGGCTGCTGCGGTGGCGGTGGCGCACCGCGTGACTCCTCACCAGCTCGCGCAGCGGCAAGACCTCGTGCGCGAGGTGCAGCAGCGCCTGCTGCGGGCGGGTGCGCGGATTGACTTCTGA
- a CDS encoding HIT domain-containing protein, with product MKRLWAPWRFAYIAAPAVTGCVLCEAPASGDDRAALILHRAPDGYLILNRFPYNTGHLMAVPFRHLARPDDLTAREAEALMGLVSLGVRALERAMEPDGFNVGMNLGRAAGAGIADHLHLHIVPRWSGDTNFMPVLCDVKVLPEHLDDTYQRLASALAFLVGPEAT from the coding sequence GTGAAGCGGCTGTGGGCACCGTGGCGGTTCGCCTACATCGCCGCTCCTGCCGTGACCGGCTGCGTTCTCTGTGAGGCGCCGGCGTCAGGTGATGACCGGGCCGCCCTGATCCTGCACCGCGCCCCGGATGGCTACCTGATCCTCAACCGGTTTCCCTACAATACCGGCCACCTGATGGCGGTTCCGTTCAGGCACCTGGCCCGCCCCGACGATCTGACGGCACGCGAGGCAGAGGCGCTGATGGGGCTCGTGAGTCTGGGGGTCCGGGCGCTGGAGCGTGCCATGGAGCCCGACGGGTTCAACGTCGGCATGAATCTGGGTCGCGCTGCCGGCGCCGGGATTGCCGACCACCTGCACCTGCACATCGTGCCGCGCTGGTCGGGCGACACCAACTTCATGCCGGTCCTGTGCGACGTCAAGGTACTGCCTGAGCATCTGGACGACACCTATCAGCGGCTGGCCTCTGCCCTGGCGTTTCTGGTTGGGCCCGAGGCGACCTGA